The Shinella zoogloeoides genome contains the following window.
GCGCGCCGTCCATGGTGGAATCGACGATCAGGATATTGGGCAGTTCGGCCTCGCAGCGCACCAGCGCCTCGAGCGCGCTGGAGGCTTCCAGCACGAGGAAATCGAAACCGGAAAGAATACGCTTGCCGACCTTCCGGACGACATCGGAACCGTCGGCGATCATCAACCGCTGCATTAGCTGCTCCTAGGTCTCCCGCTCGCAAAGCGGGAACGATACAGGATGCAACTCTACCGACGCCTGGCAAACAAAGCGTTAGCGGCCATGGTTAACGAACCGTGGCTGCCCACAACCTTATTCGGCGGCCGCTTCCGCCATGCGCGCCGAGAAGACGATCTCTTCCGGGCTTACGGAAACGTCGAGTTCCATGCCCGCCTCGTCGGCCAGCAGCACCGTGTAGTAGGGCTGAATGGAATGGGCGTCGACCGCCTCTTCCGGCGTGCCGGTGAGGATTTCCGTGAACTTCGGCGGCACGCGCAGCATGCGGCCCTTCACGGCGAGCTTGAACACTGCGTCGAATTCCGGGTTCTCCAGCGTCACATCGATGGAGCCGCCGCGCGGGATCGCGCCATAAGCGATAAGGAACAGGTTGAGCAGCAGCTTGACGCGGTTCTTCGCGACGATGGCGCGCGGCCCGCTCCAGGTGATTTCCGTCTTCTTTTCGGCGGCGGCGAAATCGCGCGCGGCCTTTTCCGCCTCGCCCGTATCGATCGACGCGCCGACGGAGCCGGAAGCACCGAAGGCAAGCCGCGCGAATTTCAGCCGGACGGAGGCGTTCAGCGCGCTGGTGCGGATGAGGTCCATCGCCTCGGTATCCGCGCCGCCCTCGTCGAGCAGCTCGAGGCCGTTGTTGATCGCGCCGACCGGCGAGATGACATCATGGCAGACACGGCTGCACAGAAGCGCTGCCAGATCGGGACCGGTCAGCGTAAGGTTCGGATTTTTCGCCATAAAATTCTCCCAGATCCACGCATTGATTCATCGCGGGACGCCTAGCCAAGGACGCGCGCGGCAACATTCCGCACGACGCATAGCACGCCACGATTGCGCGAGGCGTGCCCTATCTCATGGCAGCCATAATGACACCACATTTGGTAAACCGATTGTTAAGACCATCGGATCAAATTGCGGAAGGAACGGGGCCGAACACAGGAAGGCGAACGGACATGGCTATTTCTCATCCGGCCACGACGGCATTCAGGATCGCAGCGGCGCTTTGCGCCATGCTGCTCATGGCCCTGCCCGCAAGGGCGCAGCAGAGCAACCAGTATTCCATGCAGGAAATCGTCGACGCCGGCCACGGCTTCTTCGGCGAAACCTCCGGCGCCCTTGCCAAGCTGGTCGAGCGCGCCTTCGAATCTTATGGCCTGCCGAACGGCTACATCCTCGGCCAGGAAGGTTCCGGCGCCTTCGTCGCGGGCCTGACCTATGGCGAAGGCACGCTCAACACCAAGAATGCCGGCCAGCACTCGGTCTTCTGGCAAGGCCCCTCGCTCGGCCTCGACTGGGGCGGCCAGGGCAGCCGCACCATGATGCTCGTCTATAACCTGCCCGACGTGAACGCGCTCTACGACCGCTTCGGCGGCGTCTCCGGCTCGGCCTATGTGATCGCCGGCCTCGGCATGCAGGTCAACGTCAACCGGGATATCGTGCTCGTGCCGATCCGCACCGGCGTCGGCGCACGTATCGGCATCAATGCCGGTTACCTGAAGCTGACCCGCCAGCCGACCTGGAACCCCTTCTGAGGCATCTGCCGGCGAATGAAACGGGCCTGTCATCCGTCAAGCTGGACAAGCGTTGATTTCGAAGAATCGCCCCTGTGCAAGTTCGAACGAGCCGCTATAGTGCGCTCGTTCGAAACCCGTTTTGGGCCATGTTTGGAACGAGTTGACCCGTGATCGAGTACGCCCTCCTCTTCGCGCTCGGCTTCCTCGCCGCCACGCTGACCGGCCTGCTCGTCGCACCGGCGATCCAGAAGCGCATCGTCAAGTTCACCGAAGACCGCATGCGCGCCACCATGCCGCTCAGCCCGCAGGAAGTGCGCGCGCAGAAGGACATGGCGCGCGCCGCCTTCGCCGCGGAAAACGCCCGCCTTGCACAGAGCGTGCGCCGCGAGCGCGACAAACGCACGCTCCAGGTGGTGAAGAACGAGAAGCTGCTGGCCGAGGCTGCGGGAATCGCCACGGAAAACTCCGAACTGCACGCCCAGATCGCCGACATGAACATCGAGGCCGGCGACATGCGCTCGGCGCTGCGCCGCGAGGAGATGAAGAGCGAGCAGCTTCGCGCCGCGCTGCTGGCGGCCGACCGGGACATGCGCGCCAAGCTCGCCGGCGTCAGCCATCTTTATGCCGATCTCGACAGCATGCGGATCGACCTCGCCACCCGCGAGACGACGATGGAGAACCTGAAGAGCCGCATCGGCAACCTGAAGGACGAGCGGGACAAGCTGCGCCAGGACCTGAAGACGGCCGGCGAGAAGGCGACCACGCTCGAAGTGCGCCTGTCGCGCGAGGAAGGCCGCGTGCGCCAGCTTGAAACCAGGCTGACGCGGGAAGTCGCCGGCAGCGCCGACAAGGACAACGCAATCGAACGGCGCATCGCGGAAATCGACCGCCTGCGCGAGAAGGTGAAGACATTGACGGCGGAAAACAAGGAAGCGGTAAAGGCCGTGCGCGCCACCGGCCTTGCCCGGACGATCTCGACGAGCCGGCTTTCCTCCCGCCGCCCGGAGAAGGCGCAGCCTGCGTCCCCCATCGATATCGCCGCACTGGAAGAGGAAGCCCGCAATCAGGGCACCGCCCTGACCGAACGCCTCCTTGCCGCCAAGGCCGACACGAATGACGCGGCGCTGCGCGAGGAAATGGCCGACCTCGCCGGCAAGATGATCGTGCTGACGGCCGCGCGCGAAGGCGCAGGCTCGCCGGTTCACGAACTCATCGCCACCATCGATCCCGCCCTTGAGGGCGATGAGCGCAGCCTCGCCCGGCGCGTGCGCGAAAAGATCGGCCGCGACGAGGGGTAACCCCGAACGGAGGGCAGGATGAAGACAGCAATCCTGGCGATGCTGATCGCCGCAAGCGGCGCGAGCGCCACGTCTCCCAAGGCCGAGGCGTCGTTCGATGGGCGCTATTGCGGCCGCCTCTGGAGCAGCGGCGCCCTTGTCCAGGCGATCACGGAACTGAAGACCGAAAGCGACGGACGCCTGACCGGCAGCTATCAATTCTCCGATTTCGGCGGCATGACCTCGGGCACGCTTGCCGAGGGCGCCCCCGGCACGGGTCTCGACAGGACGCTGGACTGGCAGGACAAATACGGGACCGGCAAACTCTTCATCACCGTCAAGCCGGACTATAGCGGCTTCACCGGCAAATGGCAGGACACGACCGGAACGCCCAACGAACTGTGGGACGGCATCCGCTGCTGACAGCCGCAACGCCCGGCGTCAGGCGACGCGCCCCATCGCCAGCGCGATCTGGTAGAGCGCGATACCGCTCGCCGTCGCGACATTGAGGCTGTCCAGCCCCGGACGCTGCGGGATGCGCGCGGTGCGGAACGAGGCGAGGATATGTTCCGGCAGCCCCTCCCCCTCCGTGCCGAGCACGAGCGCGATGCGCCGCGCCGGCGGTATGGCCGCGACGGAAACCTGACCGCGCGGCGATAACCCCCAGATCTCGAAGCCGGCCTCGGCCAGCCCCCGCAGCATCGCCTCGCCCGCCATGGCGCGCGAGAACGGCACCGTCAACACCGAGCCGACCGAAACGCGGATCGCCTTGCGGTACAGCGGGTCGCAGGAGGTTTCGTCGAGGAACACCGCATCCGCCCCGAAGGCGGCCGCATTGCGGAAGATCGAGCCGACATTGTCGTGGTTGGAAAGGCCGCAGCCGGCAAGCACGAGGCTCGTGCCCGGCAGGCGGCCGAGAAGCGACGCGCCCACCTGCGCCGAGGGTT
Protein-coding sequences here:
- the chpT gene encoding histidine phosphotransferase ChpT — its product is MAKNPNLTLTGPDLAALLCSRVCHDVISPVGAINNGLELLDEGGADTEAMDLIRTSALNASVRLKFARLAFGASGSVGASIDTGEAEKAARDFAAAEKKTEITWSGPRAIVAKNRVKLLLNLFLIAYGAIPRGGSIDVTLENPEFDAVFKLAVKGRMLRVPPKFTEILTGTPEEAVDAHSIQPYYTVLLADEAGMELDVSVSPEEIVFSARMAEAAAE
- a CDS encoding DUF1134 domain-containing protein, whose product is MAISHPATTAFRIAAALCAMLLMALPARAQQSNQYSMQEIVDAGHGFFGETSGALAKLVERAFESYGLPNGYILGQEGSGAFVAGLTYGEGTLNTKNAGQHSVFWQGPSLGLDWGGQGSRTMMLVYNLPDVNALYDRFGGVSGSAYVIAGLGMQVNVNRDIVLVPIRTGVGARIGINAGYLKLTRQPTWNPF
- a CDS encoding coiled-coil domain-containing protein — its product is MIEYALLFALGFLAATLTGLLVAPAIQKRIVKFTEDRMRATMPLSPQEVRAQKDMARAAFAAENARLAQSVRRERDKRTLQVVKNEKLLAEAAGIATENSELHAQIADMNIEAGDMRSALRREEMKSEQLRAALLAADRDMRAKLAGVSHLYADLDSMRIDLATRETTMENLKSRIGNLKDERDKLRQDLKTAGEKATTLEVRLSREEGRVRQLETRLTREVAGSADKDNAIERRIAEIDRLREKVKTLTAENKEAVKAVRATGLARTISTSRLSSRRPEKAQPASPIDIAALEEEARNQGTALTERLLAAKADTNDAALREEMADLAGKMIVLTAAREGAGSPVHELIATIDPALEGDERSLARRVREKIGRDEG
- a CDS encoding TrmH family RNA methyltransferase — encoded protein: MAAEPVRIDDPADPRIAGFVSIRERDLTGREGLFIAEGTVVLRMLGQAQARANGFAAEAILLLESRLAGIAEVLAAFPPEVPVYIASQAVFDAIAGFNMHRGVLALGRKPSAQVGASLLGRLPGTSLVLAGCGLSNHDNVGSIFRNAAAFGADAVFLDETSCDPLYRKAIRVSVGSVLTVPFSRAMAGEAMLRGLAEAGFEIWGLSPRGQVSVAAIPPARRIALVLGTEGEGLPEHILASFRTARIPQRPGLDSLNVATASGIALYQIALAMGRVA